The following proteins come from a genomic window of Gimesia chilikensis:
- a CDS encoding class I SAM-dependent methyltransferase — protein MTTSYTTLTISEDRTIAFENQLQNKINQGSLALLVALGYRTGLWKIMSLLEHATSSEIAAEAGLKQVYVADWLTAMQGGGLVEYDPIFQTYRLPREHAEVLTGSAQYEESLRWLTLLGKLEDELAESLRAGAPLSDETRERILQAQSAERSTSFTNQLFQQILPLIPGLIMQLCEGLDVLDLGCGDGRLLLELATAFPESRFVGYDPSTELIKQARESAAALGLENIAFIERELTAIHAINAFDLITVFDVTVAPQEREEMLQAVQTALRPDGTLLLRELACSRSREENLQHPLSALLLSICSLRNLTGAERPAAGNERGREALCNSLTAAGLGDLEYRLLPEDVLHEYYIARPGVAAETSLSAETAF, from the coding sequence ATGACAACCAGCTATACCACACTGACCATTTCTGAAGATCGGACCATCGCTTTTGAAAACCAGCTGCAAAACAAGATTAACCAGGGAAGCCTGGCGTTGCTGGTCGCATTGGGTTACCGGACGGGGCTCTGGAAAATCATGAGTCTGCTGGAGCATGCCACGAGCAGTGAGATTGCAGCGGAAGCTGGTCTCAAACAAGTGTATGTCGCCGACTGGCTGACGGCCATGCAGGGAGGCGGGCTGGTGGAGTATGATCCGATCTTCCAGACATACCGACTGCCGCGAGAGCATGCGGAAGTTCTGACCGGCTCCGCCCAATACGAGGAGAGCCTGCGCTGGTTGACACTGTTGGGGAAACTGGAGGACGAACTGGCAGAGAGTCTGCGGGCGGGAGCACCGCTATCAGACGAAACCCGCGAACGGATCCTGCAGGCACAGAGTGCAGAGCGTTCGACCTCATTTACAAATCAGCTGTTTCAGCAGATCCTGCCTTTGATTCCCGGTTTGATCATGCAACTCTGCGAAGGCCTGGATGTACTGGACCTGGGTTGTGGCGACGGCAGACTGTTACTGGAACTGGCGACCGCGTTTCCGGAGAGTCGGTTTGTGGGCTACGATCCGTCGACCGAATTAATAAAACAGGCACGCGAAAGTGCCGCAGCGCTGGGTCTGGAGAATATCGCATTCATCGAACGCGAGCTGACAGCCATTCATGCAATCAATGCCTTCGATCTGATCACCGTGTTTGACGTCACCGTGGCGCCGCAGGAACGGGAAGAGATGCTGCAGGCCGTCCAGACGGCACTCAGACCCGATGGAACGTTGCTGCTGAGAGAACTGGCCTGTTCGCGCAGCCGGGAAGAAAATCTGCAGCACCCGCTGTCGGCTTTGCTGTTATCTATCTGCAGTCTGCGGAATCTGACCGGAGCCGAACGTCCAGCAGCGGGTAACGAACGCGGCAGAGAAGCGTTGTGCAACAGTCTGACAGCAGCAGGGCTGGGCGACCTGGAATATCGCCTGCTGCCCGAGGATGTACTGCACGAGTATTACATCGCGCGACCTGGTGTGGCTGCGGAAACCTCGCTTAGCGCTGAAACAGCTTTTTAG
- a CDS encoding HEAT repeat domain-containing protein: MASSITKTFDLLAQSRNSHAINALILALDVEDELIQEQAVFALLQQQSARGLVEVIRRYAIHSPSVRKLLETHTKALDAAIRQCLLHGNRELQYCGLEFVRINHDFRQIPALIDLFENKRLVNHQPDLATQTLRHLIGLLYEHFLDRSVDSAYSRLFLKNAKEIRREILSSLMKAAENLPEFDRPEEIMESLLILGNVDDAAIRKILWHSDPETRRLAEEVLHESKHVGVMQLICDFTGVSYPNTKALEALANREDPEFIAHLLRWLPEHPSELQQTNFRQIGKLAWLEADHQDFTRIPPVLQTSVIRLISLLDLDLPSKKQAQRWMLQHGTPAAKEAAISILRNPDRAEVAEMVLENLDSEDPVQQAWATCQLRAQHVPDAMNLLVEKIDSPIEEVREAARRELASFDVDFVLEHFEEFSPQVCPSVGKLLLKLDPRCLIDLSRAMAHPLKKRRIQAARCAQVLQLHGEVVPALKALTEDSDELVRRTSAEILGTLSTPEARQALLHLVSDEKTRVREVAIKALRVPEKSKEIPADQSATEKGE, translated from the coding sequence ATGGCCTCCTCAATTACCAAAACCTTTGATTTGTTGGCGCAGAGCAGAAATTCGCATGCGATCAACGCCTTGATCCTGGCACTCGACGTCGAAGACGAGTTGATCCAGGAACAGGCTGTCTTTGCGCTGCTCCAGCAGCAGAGTGCCCGCGGTCTGGTCGAAGTCATCCGTCGGTACGCAATCCACTCGCCGTCTGTCCGCAAGCTTTTGGAAACACATACCAAAGCCCTCGATGCCGCCATCCGTCAATGTCTGCTGCACGGCAACCGCGAGCTGCAGTACTGTGGCCTGGAGTTCGTCCGCATCAACCACGACTTCAGGCAGATCCCCGCCCTGATTGATCTGTTTGAAAACAAGCGGCTGGTCAATCATCAACCCGACCTGGCTACACAGACACTCCGCCATCTGATCGGTCTGTTGTACGAGCATTTTCTCGATCGCAGCGTTGACTCAGCTTACTCCCGTTTGTTTCTGAAGAACGCCAAAGAGATCCGTCGCGAGATCCTCAGTTCGCTGATGAAAGCTGCCGAAAATCTCCCCGAATTCGATCGGCCCGAAGAGATCATGGAGAGCCTGCTGATCCTCGGCAATGTCGATGACGCCGCCATTCGTAAGATTCTCTGGCACTCCGATCCGGAGACGAGAAGACTGGCAGAAGAAGTTCTTCACGAGAGTAAGCATGTCGGCGTGATGCAGCTGATCTGTGATTTCACCGGCGTAAGCTATCCTAACACCAAAGCCCTGGAGGCACTCGCGAATCGCGAAGATCCCGAGTTCATCGCACACCTGCTCCGCTGGCTGCCCGAACATCCTTCAGAACTGCAGCAGACCAACTTCCGACAGATCGGCAAGCTGGCCTGGCTCGAAGCCGATCACCAGGACTTCACCCGCATTCCACCTGTGTTACAGACCAGCGTCATTCGGTTGATCAGTCTGCTCGATCTGGATCTGCCGAGTAAGAAGCAGGCACAGCGCTGGATGCTGCAGCACGGCACCCCCGCCGCTAAGGAAGCCGCGATCTCGATCCTTCGTAATCCCGATCGCGCCGAGGTTGCCGAAATGGTTCTGGAAAACCTCGACTCCGAAGATCCGGTGCAACAGGCCTGGGCGACCTGTCAGCTTCGCGCGCAGCACGTCCCGGATGCCATGAATCTGCTGGTTGAAAAAATCGACAGCCCCATCGAAGAAGTGCGGGAAGCCGCCCGTCGCGAACTCGCAAGTTTCGACGTCGATTTCGTGCTGGAACATTTTGAAGAATTCAGTCCCCAGGTCTGTCCCTCTGTTGGTAAGCTGTTGCTCAAACTCGATCCCCGTTGTCTGATCGATTTGAGTCGGGCCATGGCACATCCGTTGAAGAAACGCCGGATTCAGGCCGCCCGCTGTGCACAGGTCTTACAGTTACACGGAGAAGTGGTTCCCGCTCTGAAAGCCCTCACCGAAGATTCGGATGAACTGGTCCGCCGTACCAGCGCCGAGATCCTGGGCACGCTTTCCACCCCCGAAGCCCGACAGGCACTGCTGCACCTGGTAAGTGATGAGAAAACAAGGGTCCGCGAGGTCGCCATTAAAGCCCTGCGGGTTCCGGAGAAGTCAAAAGAAATACCCGCTGACCAATCAGCAACTGAGAAGGGAGAGTAA
- a CDS encoding sugar phosphate isomerase/epimerase family protein has protein sequence MKPGFNTNGLAFHRWDDALRLIAETGYTSAAITVDHYTLNPFAPDLPRQMAATQQLLQECQLSTVIETGARFLLDPRVKHEPTLVSPSAEERERRIDFLKRCVDLAAALQSDAVSFWAGQLKEDLPRVAALNRLAAGCREVIDYAADKEVRLAFEPEPGMLIETLADFEELLTLVDHPYFGLTVDIGHLQCMGELPISEFLKPWRERIFNIHIEDMRQGVHDHLRFGEGEIDFDDVFAGLRQIDYQGALHVELSRHSHMAPDILRESFAFLQQHLQTG, from the coding sequence GTGAAACCGGGATTTAACACCAACGGTCTGGCCTTCCATCGCTGGGACGATGCCCTCCGCCTGATTGCCGAGACCGGTTATACCTCCGCAGCCATCACCGTCGATCATTACACGCTTAATCCTTTTGCTCCCGACCTCCCCCGGCAGATGGCAGCGACACAGCAACTGCTGCAGGAATGCCAGCTCTCCACGGTCATCGAAACCGGTGCCCGCTTCCTGCTGGATCCCCGCGTCAAACACGAGCCGACGCTCGTCAGTCCGTCCGCGGAAGAGCGGGAACGCCGCATCGACTTTCTCAAACGCTGTGTTGATCTGGCCGCAGCTCTGCAGTCCGACGCCGTCTCATTCTGGGCTGGTCAGTTAAAAGAAGACCTGCCCCGCGTCGCAGCACTCAACAGGTTAGCCGCTGGCTGTCGCGAGGTCATCGACTACGCTGCAGACAAAGAAGTGCGTCTGGCATTCGAACCGGAGCCGGGAATGCTCATCGAGACGCTGGCTGATTTCGAGGAACTGCTCACACTCGTTGATCATCCCTATTTCGGACTGACCGTCGACATCGGTCATCTGCAATGCATGGGAGAACTGCCCATCAGCGAATTTCTCAAACCCTGGCGTGAGCGCATCTTTAACATCCACATCGAAGACATGCGCCAGGGTGTGCACGATCACCTCCGCTTCGGAGAAGGGGAAATCGACTTCGACGATGTATTCGCCGGCCTCAGACAGATTGACTATCAGGGAGCGCTGCACGTCGAACTCAGCCGACACAGTCATATGGCCCCCGATATCCTGCGCGAGTCGTTTGCCTTCCTCCAGCAGCATCTGCAGACGGGTTGA
- a CDS encoding DUF1080 domain-containing protein: MNKYRSQSYFNVFTGLMAALVISSVLGSTTACSGDNNAASSDGWVDLFNGKDLTGWKIAEGGPFEVKDGVIVVTGKRSHLFTEEEFKNFEFKADVKTTPGSNSGIFFHTKFQEEGWPTQGYESQVNVSHKDPVKTGSLYNRVKLFKTPAKDNEWWTQHIIVKGRHVIVKINDETVIDYTEPEGATGSPSLGDKGSFALQAHDPKSVVYYKNIKVKPLAD, encoded by the coding sequence ATGAACAAATACCGCTCGCAGTCTTACTTCAATGTCTTCACCGGTCTGATGGCAGCCCTGGTGATCTCCTCTGTTCTGGGCAGCACGACTGCCTGCTCCGGTGATAACAACGCAGCTTCTTCTGATGGCTGGGTTGACCTCTTCAACGGCAAAGATCTCACCGGCTGGAAGATTGCAGAAGGGGGCCCTTTTGAAGTCAAAGATGGCGTGATCGTCGTCACCGGGAAGCGTTCGCATCTCTTCACTGAAGAAGAGTTCAAGAACTTTGAATTCAAAGCAGACGTCAAAACCACCCCGGGCAGCAACTCTGGTATCTTCTTCCACACTAAATTCCAGGAAGAAGGCTGGCCGACTCAGGGATACGAATCGCAGGTCAATGTGAGTCACAAAGACCCGGTCAAAACCGGCAGCCTCTACAACCGCGTCAAACTCTTCAAGACACCCGCCAAAGATAACGAATGGTGGACGCAGCACATTATCGTCAAAGGTCGTCACGTGATTGTCAAAATCAACGACGAAACCGTGATCGATTACACCGAACCCGAAGGGGCCACCGGATCACCCTCACTGGGAGACAAGGGAAGCTTTGCTCTCCAGGCACACGATCCCAAGAGCGTGGTTTACTACAAGAACATCAAGGTCAAGCCACTGGCTGACTGA
- a CDS encoding vWA domain-containing protein, whose translation MAQARDYSAFFTSLIVHAVILVGMGLIHHQLTDSQPEVAIETIFDDERDQAEFEQVLETNLEVSENLSVTSGGMVSTNVGASTSTAVSSQKIETSESLKEPEIKINAGEITAPGDDILGEDLGVGEVTGEVGAVVEGYGTAMSRISKELIRIMREEKILVVWLFDESGSMKDDQKEISENFNKIYSELGIAAKQEKKTRERDQTLLTAILSYGATVHVHTPKPTMDVKEVQDAIGKIPIDETGLENMCQTVAATIDKYSTMARKTDRRLCIVCVTDESGDDGAAVEEVITRAKRMKSPIYILGRESVFGYPYARQLWRDPVYNLPHWIQINRGPETAFPESLQYDGLHGRWDSFSAGFGPYEQVRIARETGGIFFVLPGKEQRLAGAGSNQERQFRFQDMKEYQPLLLSRREYDATRSASKFRSSIWKVIVTLNPHLDKQLNIKELYYPLKKKEFYEAGSKEVPKAIRAMGLLQKAVDILEDIEPLRAQEKSSRWRAAYDLTLAQCLAYRVRLFQYCLAMDSHAKNMPAPKDQKSNTWNVKRGKKMLPPDPVQVKLTKVSPEELDKQLKKAENQYKLVIKEHPGTPWAQRAQYELNQGFGMYFVEHFRDPRYDKVGKEIKVPKL comes from the coding sequence ATGGCTCAAGCGCGAGACTATTCAGCCTTTTTTACTTCTTTGATCGTTCACGCTGTGATTCTGGTCGGCATGGGACTGATCCATCATCAGCTCACCGACAGTCAGCCCGAAGTCGCCATCGAAACCATCTTCGATGACGAACGCGATCAGGCGGAGTTCGAACAGGTTCTGGAAACCAATCTTGAAGTCTCTGAAAACCTGAGTGTGACCTCCGGTGGCATGGTCTCGACGAACGTCGGCGCCTCAACGTCAACCGCCGTCTCCTCTCAGAAAATTGAAACCTCTGAGAGTCTCAAAGAACCGGAAATCAAAATCAACGCCGGCGAAATCACAGCGCCCGGCGATGACATCCTGGGCGAAGACCTCGGTGTCGGTGAAGTCACCGGTGAAGTCGGTGCGGTCGTCGAAGGTTATGGCACCGCCATGAGCCGCATCTCCAAAGAACTGATCCGCATCATGCGGGAAGAGAAAATTCTGGTGGTCTGGCTCTTCGACGAATCGGGAAGTATGAAAGACGACCAGAAAGAAATTTCTGAGAACTTCAATAAGATCTACAGCGAACTTGGTATCGCCGCCAAACAGGAAAAGAAAACCCGCGAACGGGACCAGACCCTGCTGACGGCCATTCTCAGTTATGGGGCCACCGTTCACGTACATACCCCCAAGCCGACCATGGACGTCAAAGAAGTTCAGGACGCCATCGGCAAAATTCCCATCGATGAAACCGGCTTGGAAAACATGTGCCAGACCGTCGCGGCCACGATCGACAAATACAGTACCATGGCCCGTAAAACCGACCGCCGTCTCTGTATCGTCTGTGTGACCGACGAGTCCGGCGATGACGGCGCCGCCGTTGAAGAAGTCATCACCCGCGCCAAGCGGATGAAGTCTCCGATTTACATTCTGGGACGCGAGTCGGTCTTCGGCTATCCCTATGCCCGTCAGCTCTGGCGTGATCCCGTTTACAATCTGCCCCACTGGATTCAGATTAACCGGGGACCGGAAACCGCGTTTCCCGAGTCTCTGCAATACGACGGTCTGCACGGCCGCTGGGATTCCTTCTCGGCCGGGTTCGGACCTTACGAGCAGGTTCGCATCGCCCGTGAAACCGGTGGTATCTTCTTCGTTCTGCCCGGCAAAGAACAGCGTCTGGCCGGTGCCGGCAGCAACCAGGAGCGGCAGTTCCGTTTCCAGGATATGAAAGAGTATCAGCCCCTGTTGCTCTCACGTCGTGAATACGATGCTACCCGTTCAGCCAGCAAGTTCCGTTCTTCTATCTGGAAGGTGATCGTCACGCTCAATCCGCACCTGGATAAGCAGTTGAATATCAAGGAACTTTACTACCCACTAAAGAAGAAAGAATTTTACGAAGCCGGCAGCAAGGAAGTTCCCAAGGCCATCCGTGCCATGGGCCTCCTGCAGAAAGCCGTCGACATTCTCGAAGACATCGAACCGCTGCGGGCTCAGGAAAAATCCTCCCGCTGGCGTGCTGCCTACGACCTGACACTGGCACAGTGTCTGGCCTACCGCGTTCGTCTGTTCCAGTACTGCCTGGCCATGGACTCGCATGCTAAAAACATGCCTGCTCCCAAGGACCAGAAGAGCAACACCTGGAATGTGAAACGTGGTAAAAAAATGCTGCCCCCGGATCCGGTCCAGGTCAAACTCACCAAGGTCAGCCCGGAAGAACTGGATAAGCAACTCAAAAAAGCGGAAAACCAGTATAAGCTGGTGATCAAAGAGCATCCTGGTACCCCTTGGGCCCAACGGGCACAATACGAACTCAATCAGGGTTTCGGCATGTACTTTGTAGAACACTTCCGCGATCCACGCTACGACAAAGTCGGTAAGGAAATCAAAGTTCCCAAGCTGTAA